DNA from Leptospira terpstrae serovar Hualin str. LT 11-33 = ATCC 700639:
CCAAAATACGGCGCCTGCTTCTAGATTTTCAAAGGTTATTGTTTTGCGACTGAGATAGATGATAAAAAGTATCAAAATTCCTACAACTACATGGAGATAATGAAATCCAGTGAGTAACCAATAGTAACTGAAAAAATTACTTGTTTCTAAACCATAACCTAACATCCATTTATCTCTAAACTCATAAAACTTAAGAGTTAGAAATGCAAATCCAAATAGAATAGATGCGATTAAGTAGAAAGTGAAAAAGTTTAGTTTATCTTTGGTTTTGTAAAATACAGCAATCGCAATACAAAATCCACTTGTTAACAAAAATACTGTATTCCAAAAAGCAAAAGTTTTGTTTAAGTGGGACTGCATAAAGGAAAATGTATTAAGATCCTTTGATTTATCGTAGAGGAGCGATCCAATCCCCAAACAAAAGGTAAGAATTTCAACAAGAACGATCATCCATATCAGAATTCCACCCGGAGGATACCACAAAGTTTGGTTTGTTTCTAAGTTGTTTTGATTCATTTTGTTTCCTGCGTTACTCCTCTATTGATAAAAAATAGAATATTCAATTTAAATAATAAAATAAAAGATTCCTCTTCTTATTTCGAAAACGCCTTAGGGTTTTCATAAAAATATGGACATTTTGTACATAAAATTTCTTTGTGAACGCAGTTCTCGCCATCTTAGATTGATTCTAAGTGGCAATT
Protein-coding regions in this window:
- a CDS encoding cytochrome c oxidase subunit 3, coding for MNQNNLETNQTLWYPPGGILIWMIVLVEILTFCLGIGSLLYDKSKDLNTFSFMQSHLNKTFAFWNTVFLLTSGFCIAIAVFYKTKDKLNFFTFYLIASILFGFAFLTLKFYEFRDKWMLGYGLETSNFFSYYWLLTGFHYLHVVVGILILFIIYLSRKTITFENLEAGAVFWHMCDLIWLLLYPALYLIQ